In a single window of the Pirellulales bacterium genome:
- a CDS encoding ABC-F family ATP-binding cassette domain-containing protein, whose product MPVVLQLQNAHKRYGEQALLDGATCALADDQKAGLIGRNGAGKSTLCRVLLGDEELDAGEVVRSRKLRLGYLRQHDPFHDQETVLDFLLRDSGQPDWRCGEIAWQFQLPEPMLRQPVRSLSGGWQTRVKLAALLLHDPNLLILDEPTNFLDLRTQMLLEEFLHGFQGGCLVVSHDREFLKRTCPHTLELSRGQLTMFPGDVDAYLANLDERREHDLRANAATLAKRKQLETFIAKNRANANTASQARSKAKQLERLELVEVAGEEARVNFSFPAVPPRQGTALRCENLSIGYPERIVAEDVQLELEHGSRIGVVGDNGQGKTTFLRTVVGSLEPRCGTLKWGYGCQIGVYAQHVYTTLPEMQTVEDYLHYQAAPGTTIQQIKSVAGSFLFSGALVEKKIKVLSGGERARLVLAGLLLERHNVLVLDEPGNHLDVETVEALADALCRYPGTVIFTSHDRHFMHRVATEVVEVVAGRVVSYPGTYDDYVYRIHKELEAGLRAEHATYCAVAPGGATTAARPKLSGRDQRELEKRLKAIERKIAKLDDEKRVVADTLATLTDPAQSRRAHERLQQLATELASLEEEWLAVSNELEG is encoded by the coding sequence ATGCCTGTCGTTCTTCAACTTCAAAACGCCCATAAACGCTACGGCGAGCAGGCGTTGCTCGACGGCGCCACCTGCGCCTTGGCCGACGATCAAAAGGCGGGGCTGATCGGCCGCAACGGCGCCGGCAAAAGCACGCTGTGCCGGGTGCTGTTGGGAGACGAGGAACTCGACGCCGGCGAGGTGGTCCGCAGCCGCAAGCTGCGGCTGGGGTACCTGCGGCAGCACGACCCGTTCCACGACCAGGAGACGGTGCTCGACTTTCTGCTGCGCGACAGCGGGCAGCCCGACTGGCGGTGCGGCGAGATCGCGTGGCAGTTCCAGTTGCCCGAGCCGATGCTCCGCCAGCCGGTCCGGTCGCTGTCGGGCGGCTGGCAAACGCGCGTCAAGCTGGCGGCCCTGCTGCTGCACGACCCGAACCTGCTCATCCTCGACGAACCGACGAACTTCCTCGACCTCCGCACGCAGATGCTGCTCGAGGAGTTCCTCCACGGCTTTCAGGGCGGGTGTCTGGTCGTCTCCCACGATCGAGAATTCCTCAAACGCACCTGCCCCCACACGCTCGAACTGTCGCGCGGACAGCTCACCATGTTCCCCGGCGACGTCGATGCGTATCTGGCGAACCTCGACGAACGGCGCGAGCACGACCTGCGGGCCAACGCCGCGACTCTGGCCAAGCGCAAGCAGCTCGAAACGTTCATCGCCAAGAATCGCGCCAACGCGAACACCGCCAGCCAGGCCCGCAGCAAGGCGAAGCAGCTTGAACGGCTGGAACTGGTCGAGGTCGCCGGCGAGGAAGCCCGGGTCAACTTCAGCTTCCCCGCCGTCCCCCCGCGGCAGGGGACCGCGCTGCGGTGCGAGAACCTGTCGATCGGCTACCCCGAGCGCATCGTCGCCGAGGACGTGCAACTGGAACTGGAACACGGCTCCCGAATCGGCGTCGTCGGCGACAACGGCCAAGGCAAAACGACCTTCCTCCGCACGGTCGTCGGCTCGCTGGAGCCGCGGTGCGGGACGCTCAAGTGGGGCTACGGCTGCCAGATCGGCGTCTACGCCCAGCACGTCTACACGACGCTGCCCGAGATGCAGACCGTCGAGGACTACCTCCACTACCAGGCCGCCCCGGGAACGACGATCCAGCAGATCAAAAGCGTCGCGGGCAGCTTCCTGTTCAGCGGCGCCTTGGTCGAAAAGAAGATCAAGGTTCTCAGCGGCGGCGAGCGGGCCCGGCTCGTCCTTGCGGGGCTGCTGCTCGAGCGGCACAACGTGCTCGTGCTCGACGAACCGGGCAACCACCTCGACGTCGAGACGGTCGAGGCCCTCGCCGACGCCTTGTGCCGCTACCCCGGCACGGTGATTTTCACCAGCCACGATCGGCACTTCATGCACCGCGTGGCGACGGAGGTCGTCGAGGTCGTCGCGGGGCGCGTCGTCAGCTATCCCGGCACGTACGACGACTACGTCTACCGGATTCACAAGGAGTTGGAAGCCGGTCTCCGGGCCGAGCACGCCACGTACTGCGCCGTCGCCCCCGGCGGCGCGACGACCGCCGCGCGTCCCAAACTCTCCGGCCGCGATCAGCGCGAACTGGAGAAGCGGCTCAAAGCGATCGAGCGCAAGATCGCCAAGCTCGACGACGAGAAACGCGTTGTCGCCGACACGCTCGCCACGCTCACCGACCCCGCCCAATCCCGCCGCGCCCACGAGCGACTCCAGCAACTCGCCACGGAACTAGCGAGCCTCGAAGAAGAATGGCTCGCCGTGTCGAACGAGTTGGAAGGATGA